The Electrophorus electricus isolate fEleEle1 chromosome 19, fEleEle1.pri, whole genome shotgun sequence genome has a segment encoding these proteins:
- the cited1 gene encoding cbp/p300-interacting transactivator 1, translating to MSSLLLPTSIMKDRDSLTLLHYPSSGNTSPQFPPPNLHATSPGLAKPQPFCLQSSQHLIASMQLQKLNSHYQSLTGSSGVPGGANRGFGTASLSPAQFSAPGMAQGPGIIDSDPVDEEVLMSLVVELGLDRANELPELWLGQNEFDFISDVPAGC from the coding sequence TCGTGACTCCCTGACCCTCTTGCACTACCCCAGCTCTGGTAACACCAGCCCACAGTTCCCTCCTCCCAACCTCCATGCTACGTCCCCGGGCTTGGCCAAGCCCCAGCCCTTCTGCCTGCAGTCCAGCCAGCACCTCATCGCCTCCATGCAGCTGCAGAAGCTGAACAGCCACTATCAGAGCCTGACTGGGTCTTCAGGAGTCCCAGGTGGAGCGAACAGAGGGTTTGGCACGGCGTCGCTGAGCCCGGCACAGTTCTCTGCCCCCGGGATGGCTCAGGGTCCTGGGATCATCGATTCGGATCCAGTGGATGAAGAGGTTCTGATGTCACTGGTGGTTGAGCTGGGCCTGGACAGGGCTAACGAGCTCCCAGAGTTGTGGCTGGGGCAGAACGAATTTGACTTCATATCAGATGTACCTGCTGGGtgctga
- the rps4x gene encoding 40S ribosomal protein S4, X isoform, producing MARGPKKHLKRVAAPKHWMLDKLTGVFAPRPSTGPHKMRECLPLIIFLRNRLKYALTGDEVKKICMQRFIKIDGKVRTDITYPAGFMDVISIEKTGENFRLIYDVKGRFTVHRITNEEAKYKLCKVRKILIGTKGIPHLVTHDARTIRYPDPLIKANDTVRIDLETGKITDFIKFDTGNLCMVTGGANLGRIGVITNRERHPGSFDVVHVKDSTGNSFATRLSNIFVVGKGNKPWVSLPRGKGIRLTIAEERDKRLAAKQGSS from the exons ATG GCCAGAGGACCGAAGAAGCACCTCAAGCGCGTTGCGGCGCCCAAGCATTGGATGCTTGACAAGCTCACCGGAGTGTTT GCTCCTCGCCCCTCCACTGGTCCCCACAAGATGAGGGAGTGCCTGCCCCTCATAATTTTCCTGAGGAACCGGCTCAAGTATGCCCTGACTGGAGACGAGGTCAAGAAGATCTGCATGCAGAGGTTCATCAAGATTGATGGCAAAGTCCGCACCGACATCACCTACCCCGCTGGGTTCATGG ATGTGATCAGCATTGAGAAGACTGGAGAGAACTTTCGCCTGATTTATGATGTGAAGGGTCGCTTCACCGTCCACCGCATCACCAACGAGGAGGCCAAG TACAAACTGTGCAAGGTGAGGAAAATCCTCATTGGCACTAAGGGAATCCCTCACCTGGTGACCCACGACGCCCGCACCATCCGCTACCCAGACCCGCTCATCAAGGCCAACGACACTGTCCGCATTGACCTGGAGACTGGCAAAATCACAGACTTCATCAAGTTTGATACCG GTAACCTGTGCATGGTGACGGGTGGAGCTAACTTGGGTCGTATTGGTGTGATCACCAATAGAGAGAGGCACCCCGGCTCCTTCGACGTGGTGCACGTAAAGGACAGCACTGGCAACAGCTTCGCCACCAGGCTCTCCAACATCTTTGTCGTCGGCAAG GGCAACAAGCCATGGGTGTCCCTGCCCCGTGGAAAGGGTATCCGTCTGACCATTGCcgaggagagagacaagagactGGCTGCCAAGCAGGGCAGCAGCTAA